One Aegilops tauschii subsp. strangulata cultivar AL8/78 chromosome 7, Aet v6.0, whole genome shotgun sequence genomic window carries:
- the LOC109732468 gene encoding uncharacterized protein: MAFEDDYAARADGNTEICVKYTNKASCVEYCIGGFKYWLRNDYQKIVALDVEYTWPRGLTQKAAVVQLCVGIYALVYHISVADEHCGLLAAFLLDEEYTFVGVEINNDEKKLRHVGLVVQNFVDIQNMWRLPDPVTIKPKYGLADYDGSIIHHSYNKMKDALTEDDHHIWAEAPLPLKNIYYASMDAYATYDVYMRLVNFQKGFESQRQLLAKPSRRSKKTRRKNEST; encoded by the coding sequence ATGGCGTTCGAGGATGATTATGCTGCTAGGGCAGATGGAAATACCGAAATTTGTGTGAAGTACACGAACAAGGCTAGCTGTGTTGAGTACTGCATTGGCGGATTCAAATATTGGCTGCGGAACGACTACCAGAAGATAGTTGCACTGGATGTGGAGTACACCTGGCCTCGTGGTCTGACACAGAAGGCGGCCGTGGTCCAGTTATGCGTTGGCATCTACGCCCTCGTGTACCACATAAGCGTTGCTGATGAGCACTGCGGCTTGCTTGCCGCCTTCCTGCTCGACGAGGAGTACACCTTTGTTGGGGTGGAGATCAACAATGACGAGAAAAAACTCAGGCATGTTGGTCTGGTGGTACAAAACTTTGTGGATATCCAGAATATGTGGAGACTGCCTGATCCAGTGACGATTAAGCCAAAGTATGGCTTGGCTGACTACGATGGTTCCATCATCCACCACAGCTACAACAAGATGAAGGATGCTCTCACAGAAGATGACCACCATATATGGGCAGAAGCGCCCTTGCCCTTGAAGAACATCTATTATGCTTCCATGGACGCGTATGCCACCTACGACGTATACATGCGGTTGGTGAACTTCCAGAAGGGGTTCGAGAGTCAACGCCAGCTTCTCGCCAAACCATCTAGGCGGTCAAAGAAGACCAGAAGAAAGAATGAATCAACCTAA